TGAACAAGTTTCTCGTGACTTGGGGCTAGAACTAGTCCAAGATATGAGAGCTGAAACTTATTTTGAGCTAGAACGTAAACGAACGAGAGACAGAAGACGTTCATTTCTTTATTCAAGCGTTATTTGGAGACTATTGAAGTGGTTATGGTTTTCTCTGAATCCTCAAGATGAGTATTTAGGGGCTTACTCCAAGCTCAACGGGAAGCGGTAGAACATAAATTCATGAATTTATTAGTCATGATATGTATCGGCCAAGAACTAGTGTTGAGTTAAGCCGAGATGTAGCAACATACGTCGATGTCCAAAACAGATTATGTATCTAGGGCTTGCTGAAACATAGTTTAGTGGACGAGTGGACACCACGAGTTTTCAAGAATGCGCTTGGTGATCCTTACAATACATTCCAGTCGCTGACCTATTTTTTAGATTTCTGAGAAGTGGTGACACTCAGCGTGACATAAAGAGTTTCGGGCTCGGACTCGAACATCTGCACTACGAGCGGTTGAATGGTGCTAGTCAGTTCGTCAACATTTTTCTCAGAGATCTCATTAGCGGGAATGATAACGTTGACATTCGTGAAGGCACCATTGCTCCAATTCCCACTTACTTTTGAATCAACACTAAGTTCAGCGTTGATAGCGCGCTCTAATTCCGCGAATTTCTCGAACGTGCCCATTAGGTTGTCAACAGCACTGCATGCAGGTAGGAGAAACATTGCCCCAATGACTAGCGCAGACGACTTATTCAATTGGGTAAACATATTCTTAGATACCTCACTATTAATTTATTGGGCAAGGCATAATAACTCCGAGATTAAGTGTTATCCGGCCCTATTCGTATAATTCCCAACGTAAGATTTCTTCGAATATCACCCATATAATTCCGAAGTGAGAATATTATCGGCCAGTTACCTTGAATTTTGTGTTTATGGTTGAAAATATTCGAATTTAGTATTTTTTACGCCAGAAGTCTTTGAGAATTTCTTTGTTTATAGCTAAATCTTCCTAGCATTGATTTGACTTGGGTTAAATCAGGAAGCTTCTTTACAATGAGATGATTGTCACAGATCTCCTACCGCAATGAGAAAAGAGGCATCATCAGGTAACTTTGTCGCCATTGACTTTGAAACAGCAGATTACCAAAGAGATAGCGCTTGTGCCATTGGCGTCATCCGGGTAGAAAATGACCAGATTGTTGATCGGTCCCACTTTCTGATTCGCCCGCCACGCCAAAGATTCCAATTCACCTATATCCACGGACTTACCTGGTCTGACGTAAAACACCATCCCACCTTTGCTGAACTGTGGCCGAATCTCCAACCCAAATTTGCAGGCAGTGACTTTGTCGCCGCCCACAATGCTAATTTTGATCGCTCTGTGCTTAATGCTTGCTGTCAGGCAGCCGAACTAGACCCCATGCCCCTGCCTTTTCTCTGCACTGTCAAGCTTGCTCGGGAGGTATGGAATATCCGACCGACAAAATTGCCTAATGTATGTGATTTCTTAGATATCCCCTTACAGCATCATCAGGCTCTTTCGGATGCCGAAGCCTGCGCCAAAATTGTGATTGCAGCACGACAAGAGTAAATACTTGTACCTGCTAATTGAAAGTGGTCAGCACCATTCCGGAATCTCAGACATTTTGCTGTTGGTCCTTGTCATAATCTGCATCGAGAGACCAACGTAGCGGTTGATGGGTTAAACCTCATAAAGGGTTAGCATTCAGTTCCAAAGTCATCAAGTACTCATCATAATATTTCCCATCTTTGATAAAAGTTTCGTGTTCTGTACCGTAGATACGAAAGCCAAAAGATTGGTAAAGTCGAATGGCATTTTTTTGTTGAGTGACAACCGTTAAGTTGACTCGCCTAACGCCAGCAGTCATCGTTGCCCGATGTAATGCTTGACTCACCAGCACTCTGCCACAGCCACGTTTGCGGAATTCAGGCAGGACATAGAGACCCGCCAGATAGGCACGATGTTTTTCATTGATGGCTTCGTAGCGAGACAACCGGATAATGCCAATGAGCCGCTTGACTTGAAAGGCACCAAAAAAGCAACGATCCATACTCTCAGCCAATCGCACTGCAGTTTCAGCAAGATCGGGTTCCGTTTCGGGAAGTGAACCAAAAGCAGGAGGCCGTTCATGCAATGCACGTAGGCGTACTGAACGATATGCTTTAACATCAGCAGGTGTAAGCACCCGCGTACTGATGCTTGTCTCTATGACTGGGTTATCGTCCATACAATAAACGTCATATTGCTAACTTTGCAATGATCGGAGAATTGAGCATCACTCTTTTGCACCGATATTTTTGTAAGTGCGGCGTTAGATTGAACTTATCAAAACGCAGTGAGAGATAGGAAAGGTAACCGTTAATATGGGGCAATCTCTCCAAGCCAGTGTGGTTTTTGACTGGCATTATCCTGGCATTGTTGTACTGGCCCATCAATTGACATCAGGATATAAAGCATTGAGTGCGATGGCTGTTAGTGAAGCCCAGGCTCTGCCTGTAGGCCGATCAAAGAACATCGCAAAAAATATCTGCCAACAAGTCTACGATCAGATTCACCATAAACCTCAATACCAAACGCATCCTGTAATACGCGCACGGTAGATCAGTGAGGGGGCATCGATGACTTCTCCATGGGGTAGAATCAACCTGCTTTTTATCCAGGTTATTGAAACAAGCTTAGATTTTTTAGGTGATAGAGTGCTGATCTCATATCTACAATCAACATTGGTTCCTTGTATATAAAATCTACAAAAAAGCTAATGGGGCAATATTTCCTTATCTTATTTTTAGCCCACAAAGGCAATATATATGAGTTCTTAAAAAATTAGATATAGCTCATTCTTATATTAAAAATACCGGCCTAGGCATATAAAAAAGATAGAGACACACCTCAGAGACAGGGGGGGATAAAAAACCAAAAGCTTTTTACTGAAAGCTTTACAGGGATTTCTCAAGCCGCATTTCTGCCAAGGATCACGTCTAAAAATAGGAAGTATCACGTTTCTAGTGTGATCCAGATTAGATAAGAAGAAAGGCTTTTCCGATAAATTATGAGAAGAGAAGAAAACAGATTGAAAACAAGTTTATCGGTTCTCTATTAACAAGAAATAGAGGTATTAAGAAGGCTTCATCTGGACAATCTCTAATCAATCAGTCAACGTTCTAAATTTGATTTCTGTTGGAGGAATCCATCATGCTAAAGCCAATTAAAGTTACCCTGCTAGGTGTAATGGCAGCAACCACAACTGCACTCGCTATCCCTCAAGCAAATGCCTTCTCTATATCGGTTGAACAACAGCCTGAAACTTCTGAGCAAGTTGAAAGCTCACTAGTGGCTTCTCGATGGCGAAAAAGACATAGAGTTCGTCGAGTACGCTGGCGTTGGCGCCGAAAGTGGGTCTGCTTCAAGCGCCCAGTCGTCTTCTATCGCCATGGCCGTAAAATCGTGAAGTTCAAGCGACACTGCCACTGGAAAAAATATCGAGTCCATCATGGCGGACATCATTTCTAACCAGTGATGCTAATTGATAGCAACTTCAAGCCTGAGATTTATCGATAATGTCATTGATTAGCTTGAACACCAGCAACTCTAGGAGATTTAATTCTTCTAGAGTTGTTTTGGTGAAGAATAAACAGTCAACGAATTCTCTAACGGTTGGAATAGTTTCAAAACATCGGGCGTTGCTCAATGACGGGATGATTTTGAATATTGCTATATCTTGCAATCTTTGTTGTGCATGGGGTTTAAGGCATGGATAAAATTTCAATCATCTCGCTATTGAGCAACGCCGTTTTGGTTGTGACGTTAGATTGAACTTACCTGAATACAGTGAGAGGTAAGGAATGGTAACCATTGAGATGGAGCAATATCTCAAAGCCAGTGAGGTGATTGACTGGCACCATCCTGACATTGTTGAACTAGCTCATCAATTGGCATCAGGCTGTGAATCATTGAGTGAGATCGCCAAACAATCCTTCGAATGGGTCCGCGATTAGATTTGCCACAGTTCTGACTATCAGATGAATCCCGTAACCTGCCGCGCC
The genomic region above belongs to Acaryochloris sp. CCMEE 5410 and contains:
- a CDS encoding 3'-5' exonuclease, encoding MRKEASSGNFVAIDFETADYQRDSACAIGVIRVENDQIVDRSHFLIRPPRQRFQFTYIHGLTWSDVKHHPTFAELWPNLQPKFAGSDFVAAHNANFDRSVLNACCQAAELDPMPLPFLCTVKLAREVWNIRPTKLPNVCDFLDIPLQHHQALSDAEACAKIVIAARQE
- a CDS encoding GNAT family N-acetyltransferase → MDDNPVIETSISTRVLTPADVKAYRSVRLRALHERPPAFGSLPETEPDLAETAVRLAESMDRCFFGAFQVKRLIGIIRLSRYEAINEKHRAYLAGLYVLPEFRKRGCGRVLVSQALHRATMTAGVRRVNLTVVTQQKNAIRLYQSFGFRIYGTEHETFIKDGKYYDEYLMTLELNANPL